GGGAAAGGGGGCCGACGCGTCGGGGGCGGCTGGTGGGTCAGGTGCGGCGCGTGGGCGCCTCCGCGTCACCGACGACGCGGCGACGCGGCCACGGCCGGCGCGACCGCGGGACGCCGGCACAACACGTACCGGCGTCCCGCGGCGCCCCTCACGCGTCGCGGACGGTGCCCCCGGCATCCTGCGCGCGGTCGCGCACGGTCGAGGCGGCGTCCGCAGACTCGTCTTTGACGTGTGCGACGGCTTCGGTGGCGCGGTCCTTCACAGCGGCCGCGGCATCCTGCACCGGCTCCTTCAGGTCGTCGGCGATCTCCCGGGCGACGTCTTTCGCCTGGTCCACCAGCGGCTGCGCCTTGTCCTTCGCCTTCGCGGCCGCGTCGCGCTCGGCGCTGCTGGCCGGGATGAGCGACGCGAGCACGAGACCGGCGCCGAACGCGACGAGTCCGACGGCGAGAGGATTGCCCTTCGCCTTGTCGGTCGCGTGGTGGGCTGCGTCGCCGGCATGGTGGACGAGATCGGATGCCGCCGACCCGGTGTCGTCGGCGACGCCCATCACGTGATCCCGCACCCGGCCCACAGCGGCCTGCACCTTGTTCTTCTGGCGCTCGACGATCTTCGCGGGCGTCACCTTGTCGGCGAGGGCGTCCACATCGGACCCCAGCTCGGCGCGCGTGCGCTCGATGTCGGCGCGGATGGCCTCCGGTGAATCGGTCATCGGTTCTCCTCGTTCCTGGTGAATGTTTCCGGGATCTCCTGCAGGGTCGCCGCCGTCTGCGGCACGCCCTGCACCTTCTTCAGCTGGGTGCGACCGACCGTGAACAGGATGGCGCCGATCACGGCCCAGATCACGGCGACGATCACGGCCGACCAGCCCTCGCCCACGAGAGTCGCGAGAGCGGCCCACAGGGCGATCGACAGGAAGAGCACGGCCATCCCGGCGGCGTACCCGGCACCGCCCAGCAGGCCTGCGCCCTTCGCCGACTGCGTCGCCGACTCACGGACCTCGGCTTTGGCGAGCGCGAGTTCCTGCCGCATGAGCGTCGACATGTCGCGGGTGACCTCGCCGACGAGCTCGCCGAGCGACGTGGTCGCGGCGCGTCGTTCAGACGGTGTCGGATCGGTCATGCGATCCCTCCTCACGGGTGCCCTCGAGCCGGGCCGCCGACTCGCTGTACAGCGGCGGGTCGCCCCCGTCGACGTCGGCGATCAGTCCGGTGTCGTCCCGGCCCGATCCGACGAACGCGGTGTCGCCGACGACACCGTCGGGGGCCGTGGCCTCGAACGGCGGGGTGCTCGTCGCGACGCCGCCGGCAACGGGCGCCGCTGCGCCGGGCAGCGGAGGCGGGTTCCCGACCGATCGTGCTGCCGCGTCGGCCTGTGCGAAGCGGGGACCACCCAGAGAGCCCGACTCACCCGACGACGACCCGGATGCCGCGCCGGCGGCGATGGCGCGGCTGAGGCGCCCCACCACCACGCCCGCGATGGCGGCGACGGCGATGAAGGTGCCGGGGCGGCGCCGCGCGAACGACGTCACCTCCTGCAGCAGCTGCTGCGGGTCGCGGTCGCCCAGCCATCCGCCCACCGTGGAGAGGTGTCCTGCGGCCCGACGGACCAGGTCACCCGCCATTCCGCCGTTCTCGTCGGCGTCTGCCATGCGTGACAGGTCGCTGCCGATCGAGCCCAGCCCGTCGGCCAGCCGACGCTGCTGGGTCGCCGCCTGGTCCGACAGCTCCCTGCCCGACTGGGAGACGATCTCGCCGAACCTCGCCTTGGCCTCGCCCGCGACGGCGGCCGCCTCGTGCTTGCCGGTCTCGGCGACGCCGCGAGCGGCGTCGCCCGCGGTGCGGGTCACCTCCGATGCCTCGTGCGCAGCGGTCTTCGCCTTCGCGGCCCCGCCGGTGTCCTCGTCGTTCGACATGTTGATCTGCGACATGGTCGCTCCTTCCGTCTGTCTGACGGGCTCCGGTTTAGGGGCGCGAGCAGTGGTCTGCCGCGGGCCTTGCGTCGCCTCCGGTCGCGTGCAACGCGCGAGACGGCCGTCCGTCAGCGCCATCCGGCCAGCGCCATGCCGACGCGCCGGAGCGCAAGCGGCGCGTGCTCCAAGCGGAACTGGGTACGATCGGGCGTCGTGCACACCTCATCCGGGACTTCCGCGTCACCCGTCATCGGGTCGACGCTCGGGCGTGCCCTCCTCGCCTACGGGGAGGCGCGCCGCATCGCCGCGGCCGAGGCGCGCCGCGAGCTGGCCCTCAACGAGCTGGACGCACGCGCTCTGCTCTTCGTCGCCGAGAATCCGGGGGCACGCCCCTCGCACGTGCGCGACCACCTGGGCATCACCTCGGCCGGCGTGACGACCTTGATCGACCGTCTCGTCCAGCGCGGCGCGGTCCGGCGAGACCTCGACGACGACGACCGTCGCGTCAACCACATCACGGCGACGGTCGACCTC
The DNA window shown above is from Microbacterium proteolyticum and carries:
- a CDS encoding DUF3618 domain-containing protein; translated protein: MTDSPEAIRADIERTRAELGSDVDALADKVTPAKIVERQKNKVQAAVGRVRDHVMGVADDTGSAASDLVHHAGDAAHHATDKAKGNPLAVGLVAFGAGLVLASLIPASSAERDAAAKAKDKAQPLVDQAKDVAREIADDLKEPVQDAAAAVKDRATEAVAHVKDESADAASTVRDRAQDAGGTVRDA
- a CDS encoding phage holin family protein yields the protein MTDPTPSERRAATTSLGELVGEVTRDMSTLMRQELALAKAEVRESATQSAKGAGLLGGAGYAAGMAVLFLSIALWAALATLVGEGWSAVIVAVIWAVIGAILFTVGRTQLKKVQGVPQTAATLQEIPETFTRNEENR
- a CDS encoding MarR family transcriptional regulator — translated: MHTSSGTSASPVIGSTLGRALLAYGEARRIAAAEARRELALNELDARALLFVAENPGARPSHVRDHLGITSAGVTTLIDRLVQRGAVRRDLDDDDRRVNHITATVDLDTPPWCALRAFDARIEEAIADVDTADARRMAALLALIVEAVGR